The Nitratidesulfovibrio sp. genome has a window encoding:
- a CDS encoding prephenate dehydrogenase, with protein sequence MNAVKIALVGAGGRMGRLFADRLSAAGYAVGGVDRPLTQDVLRHAVDGAAAVLLCVPVEAMDEVLRQLAPLLNGMQVLADITSVKARPMQVMERHYAGPVVGTHPLFGPVPPAGDPAENLRVAITPGDAAHETDVALIERVFADMGCVPFRTTADEHDEAAACIQGLNFITSVAYLATLAHRDELTPFITPSFRRRLDAARKMLTEDASLFEGMFEANPHSQTAVRSYLSFLNFAAAGDVDVLVDRAQWWWRSHTERGGVRPS encoded by the coding sequence ATGAACGCAGTGAAAATCGCGCTGGTCGGCGCGGGGGGCCGCATGGGCCGCCTGTTCGCCGACAGGCTCTCCGCCGCAGGATACGCGGTGGGGGGCGTGGACCGTCCGCTGACGCAGGATGTCTTGCGTCATGCCGTGGACGGTGCCGCCGCAGTGCTGTTGTGCGTGCCCGTGGAGGCCATGGATGAGGTGCTGCGCCAGCTGGCCCCGCTGCTGAACGGCATGCAGGTGCTGGCGGACATCACGTCCGTCAAGGCGCGCCCCATGCAGGTCATGGAGCGCCACTACGCGGGCCCCGTGGTGGGCACCCACCCCCTGTTCGGGCCGGTGCCGCCTGCGGGTGATCCTGCGGAAAACCTGCGCGTGGCCATCACCCCCGGCGATGCGGCCCACGAAACGGACGTAGCGCTCATCGAGCGCGTGTTCGCCGACATGGGCTGCGTGCCCTTCCGCACCACCGCCGACGAGCATGACGAGGCCGCCGCCTGCATCCAGGGCCTCAACTTCATCACCAGCGTCGCCTATCTTGCCACGCTGGCCCACCGCGACGAGCTGACCCCCTTCATCACCCCCTCGTTCCGCCGCCGCCTCGACGCGGCGCGCAAGATGCTCACCGAGGACGCATCCCTCTTCGAAGGCATGTTCGAAGCCAATCCCCACAGCCAGACCGCTGTCCGCAGCTACCTGTCGTTCCTCAACTTCGCCGCCGCCGGCGATGTGGACGTGCTGGTAGACCGCGCCCAGTGGTGGTGGCGTTCGCACACCGAAAGGGGAGGAGTGCGTCCGTCATAG
- a CDS encoding anthranilate synthase component I family protein, whose amino-acid sequence MEMPEMPNTPDQTGTPEQAETPEPATITMAAPTPANGCAPTGAADDIPPLPEGGEIVLRQTGRWLEADVDTPISVFLGMVGSGQGILLESAEVDGRWGRYSVIAFNFLLRLGCRDGKLEVAVRDPRLAPLRRFDGMDFIEGTRAVMRALRIEPDAAFADQPPITRALYGYFGYGVSGLFEPKLAKVLPTSSAEACLALPGTVVLFDHLYNRLCQLSLTDLPGARVDRSQVDRTPEPPEVGPVANVPEEAVYTRAVARVKEMIRQGEAIQVVLSTRFQASFSGDPFTLYRRLRRINPSPYMFFMRLPGVSLLGSSPEVMVRCRADKLQVSPIAGTRPRGTDDAHDAALAQELLEDPKERAEHVMLVDLGRNDLGRIAAPGTVQVERFMDVEKFSHVMHLTSRVTAQIEPGRDALDVLAATFPAGTVSGAPKVRAMEIISEAEGLARGPYAGAIGWLGLDRDSVNLDTGITIRSLWVRDGQVHWQAGAGIVFDSVPEMEWKECNNKAAVIRAAVTGGEYVPVNR is encoded by the coding sequence ATGGAAATGCCCGAAATGCCCAACACGCCTGATCAGACTGGTACGCCCGAGCAGGCGGAAACCCCGGAACCCGCCACGATCACCATGGCCGCACCCACTCCCGCCAACGGCTGCGCCCCCACGGGTGCGGCGGATGACATTCCCCCGCTGCCCGAAGGCGGCGAGATCGTGCTGCGCCAGACGGGCCGCTGGCTGGAGGCCGACGTGGACACCCCCATCAGCGTCTTCCTCGGCATGGTGGGGTCCGGGCAGGGCATCCTGCTGGAAAGCGCCGAAGTGGATGGCCGCTGGGGCCGGTACAGCGTCATTGCCTTCAACTTCCTGCTGCGGCTTGGCTGCCGCGACGGCAAGCTGGAAGTGGCCGTGCGCGATCCGCGCCTTGCCCCGTTGCGCAGGTTTGACGGCATGGACTTCATCGAGGGCACCCGCGCGGTGATGCGCGCCCTGCGCATCGAACCGGACGCGGCCTTCGCCGACCAGCCTCCCATCACCCGCGCCCTGTACGGCTACTTCGGCTACGGCGTGTCCGGGCTGTTCGAGCCCAAGCTGGCCAAGGTGCTGCCGACCTCGTCGGCGGAAGCCTGCCTGGCCCTGCCCGGCACCGTGGTGCTGTTCGACCACCTGTACAACCGGCTGTGCCAGCTTTCGCTCACCGACCTGCCGGGGGCCAGGGTGGACCGCAGCCAGGTGGATCGTACCCCCGAACCGCCGGAAGTCGGCCCCGTCGCCAACGTGCCGGAAGAGGCCGTGTACACCCGCGCCGTGGCCCGGGTGAAGGAGATGATCCGCCAGGGCGAGGCCATTCAGGTGGTGCTGTCCACCCGCTTCCAGGCCTCGTTCAGCGGCGATCCGTTCACCCTGTACCGCCGTCTGCGCCGCATCAACCCTTCGCCGTACATGTTCTTCATGCGGCTGCCCGGCGTCTCGCTGCTGGGTTCCTCGCCGGAGGTCATGGTGCGCTGCCGGGCGGACAAGTTGCAGGTCAGCCCCATTGCGGGCACCCGCCCGCGCGGCACGGACGATGCCCACGACGCCGCCCTTGCCCAGGAACTGCTGGAAGACCCCAAGGAACGCGCCGAGCACGTCATGCTGGTGGACCTGGGCCGCAACGATCTTGGCCGCATTGCCGCGCCGGGCACCGTGCAGGTGGAGCGGTTCATGGACGTGGAAAAGTTTTCGCACGTCATGCACCTGACCTCGCGCGTCACCGCGCAGATCGAACCGGGGCGCGATGCGCTGGACGTGCTGGCCGCCACCTTCCCGGCGGGCACCGTCAGCGGCGCCCCCAAGGTGCGGGCCATGGAAATCATCTCCGAGGCGGAAGGCCTGGCGCGCGGCCCCTACGCCGGGGCCATTGGCTGGCTGGGACTGGACCGGGACAGCGTGAACCTGGACACCGGCATCACCATCCGCTCCCTGTGGGTGCGCGACGGCCAGGTGCACTGGCAGGCGGGCGCGGGCATCGTGTTCGATTCCGTGCCCGAGATGGAATGGAAGGAATGCAACAACAAGGCCGCCGTCATCCGCGCCGCCGTTACCGGAGGGGAATATGTTCCTGTTAATCGATAA
- a CDS encoding aminodeoxychorismate/anthranilate synthase component II, which yields MFLLIDNYDSFTFNLVQAFYGLGLKPVVVRNDDPAVPAMAEDPALEMVCISPGPSHPRNAGFCLDFLSRLPHRVPVLGVCLGHQVLGLFAGATVDVGPRIMHGKTSDITHDGQGLFHGVPSPMQVGRYHSLIVHAEERPDLLAVTARAPEGEVMALRYTDRPWVGVQFHPESVLTPDGVRMLANFPAQVAGK from the coding sequence ATGTTCCTGTTAATCGATAACTACGACTCGTTCACCTTCAATCTGGTGCAGGCGTTCTACGGCCTTGGGCTGAAGCCGGTTGTCGTCCGCAACGACGACCCCGCCGTGCCCGCCATGGCCGAAGACCCGGCGCTGGAAATGGTGTGCATCTCGCCCGGCCCCAGCCACCCGCGCAACGCGGGCTTCTGCCTTGATTTCCTGTCCCGCCTGCCGCACCGCGTACCCGTGCTGGGCGTGTGCCTGGGCCATCAGGTGCTGGGCCTGTTCGCCGGGGCCACCGTGGATGTGGGCCCGCGCATCATGCACGGCAAGACCTCGGACATCACCCACGACGGGCAGGGCCTGTTCCACGGCGTGCCCAGCCCCATGCAGGTGGGCCGCTACCATTCGCTCATCGTGCATGCCGAGGAACGCCCCGACCTGCTGGCCGTCACCGCCCGCGCCCCCGAAGGCGAGGTGATGGCCCTGCGCTACACCGACCGCCCGTGGGTGGGCGTGCAGTTCCACCCCGAATCCGTGCTGACCCCCGACGGCGTGCGCATGCTCGCCAACTTTCCCGCCCAGGTGGCGGGGAAGTGA
- the trpD gene encoding anthranilate phosphoribosyltransferase — MQTATSTILETLATGMDLAPEMAEAGFSRLMDGEMTCAQAGSFLMGLRMKGETPQELTEAVRAALARAVRVTGIDGPTIDIVGTGGDGRSSFNCSTATALTLAGMGHRVVKHGNRAVSSSCGAADAVEGLGLPLELDPEDVRNLVAQRNFAFLFAPRFHPAFRNVMPIRREMGVRTLFNLLGPLLNPARPTHMLLGVARAELLPLMAQTLLLTGVRRAAVVHGAGGYDELTPMGPAHIMLLEGDGEGHGTLTEISMDPSDYGISPCTPEELAVPDRDTAVRVLRELLSGGGPAPMRDMLVLNVGMALHLLEPGLALPDAMAAARLGLAAGAGGKVLHA; from the coding sequence ATGCAGACTGCAACGTCCACCATACTGGAAACACTGGCCACGGGCATGGACCTTGCCCCGGAAATGGCCGAGGCCGGGTTCTCGCGCCTGATGGATGGCGAGATGACCTGTGCGCAGGCGGGTTCGTTCCTGATGGGCCTGCGCATGAAGGGCGAGACCCCGCAGGAACTCACCGAGGCGGTGCGCGCCGCGCTGGCCCGCGCCGTGCGGGTGACCGGCATTGACGGTCCCACCATTGACATCGTGGGCACCGGCGGCGATGGCCGCTCGTCGTTCAACTGCTCCACGGCAACGGCGCTGACCCTTGCGGGCATGGGCCACCGGGTGGTCAAGCACGGCAACCGCGCGGTGTCATCCTCGTGCGGGGCGGCGGACGCGGTGGAGGGCCTGGGCCTGCCGCTGGAACTGGACCCGGAGGACGTGCGCAACCTGGTGGCGCAGCGCAACTTCGCCTTCCTGTTCGCACCGCGCTTCCACCCGGCGTTCCGCAACGTCATGCCCATCCGGCGCGAAATGGGCGTGCGCACCCTGTTCAACCTGCTGGGGCCGCTGCTCAACCCGGCCCGGCCCACCCACATGCTGCTGGGCGTGGCCCGCGCCGAACTGCTGCCCCTGATGGCCCAGACCCTGCTGCTGACCGGCGTGCGCCGGGCGGCGGTGGTGCATGGCGCGGGCGGCTACGACGAACTGACGCCCATGGGCCCCGCGCACATCATGCTGTTGGAGGGCGACGGCGAAGGCCACGGCACGCTTACGGAAATCAGCATGGACCCGTCGGACTACGGCATTTCGCCGTGCACCCCGGAGGAACTGGCCGTGCCCGACCGCGACACCGCCGTGCGCGTGCTGCGCGAACTGCTGTCCGGCGGCGGCCCCGCCCCCATGCGCGACATGCTGGTGCTGAACGTGGGCATGGCCCTGCACCTGCTGGAACCGGGCCTGGCCCTGCCCGATGCCATGGCCGCCGCGCGGCTGGGGCTGGCCGCCGGGGCAGGGGGGAAGGTGCTGCATGCTTGA
- a CDS encoding indole-3-glycerol-phosphate synthase, producing MLDRFRIAKQPELDRLRKLAEAGGLPAPLAVGTPRPDFLRALLDRSGYRGAPVAVIAEYKRASPSRGVIETGVSPEDAATAYATAGATAISVLTEEAYFGGDLAYLGRMAGVDPSIPLLRKDFIMDPLQVTATAATPAAALLLIVRLTPDARTLRDLREQAEAHGMHAVVEIFDEADLALARESGARIIQVNNRDLETLAVDRTACLRLGPLSQPDEVWIAASGISENRHLAKAADAGYDAALVGTALMDGGDLEGSLLRLLGREGTPSFRPPASSGCAACSGHVRSEYAPCASGSPSLPENENPVVPDCGGSEGAQ from the coding sequence ATGCTTGATCGTTTCCGCATCGCCAAGCAGCCGGAACTGGACCGGTTGCGCAAGCTGGCCGAGGCTGGCGGGCTGCCCGCGCCGCTGGCTGTAGGCACCCCGCGTCCCGACTTCCTGCGGGCACTGCTGGACCGCTCGGGGTACCGGGGGGCGCCGGTGGCGGTCATCGCCGAATACAAGCGCGCCTCGCCCTCGCGCGGGGTCATCGAGACGGGTGTGTCGCCCGAGGACGCGGCCACGGCCTACGCCACCGCCGGGGCCACGGCCATCTCGGTGCTGACCGAGGAGGCGTACTTCGGCGGTGACCTGGCCTATCTGGGGCGCATGGCGGGCGTCGATCCGTCCATTCCCCTGTTGCGCAAGGACTTCATCATGGACCCGTTGCAGGTGACGGCCACGGCGGCCACCCCGGCGGCGGCGCTGCTGCTCATCGTGCGGTTGACGCCCGATGCGCGCACCCTGCGCGACCTGCGCGAGCAGGCCGAAGCGCACGGCATGCACGCCGTGGTGGAGATCTTCGACGAGGCGGATCTGGCGCTGGCCCGCGAATCCGGCGCGCGGATCATCCAGGTGAACAACCGCGACCTGGAAACCCTGGCCGTGGACCGCACCGCCTGCCTGCGCCTGGGGCCGCTGAGCCAACCCGACGAAGTGTGGATAGCGGCCAGCGGCATCAGCGAGAACCGTCACTTGGCGAAAGCCGCCGATGCCGGGTATGACGCGGCATTGGTGGGCACCGCGCTCATGGACGGCGGAGACCTTGAAGGTTCGCTGCTGCGTCTTCTGGGGCGCGAGGGCACTCCGTCCTTTCGCCCTCCGGCGTCGTCAGGCTGCGCCGCCTGCTCCGGTCACGTACGGTCAGAGTACGCTCCCTGCGCGTCGGGCTCGCCTTCCTTGCCGGAGAACGAAAATCCTGTCGTGCCAGATTGCGGCGGGAGTGAAGGTGCCCAATGA
- a CDS encoding phosphoribosylanthranilate isomerase, producing MSASKPAALFDSPSRLLVKVCGLTRQQDADACAEAGVDLCGFIFHPASPRAVTPAVAAGLHSHGMARVGVFVKQSADEVLAIMDAARLDFAQLHGGQDAAFCDRVGAERVIRVAWPQRHVDASGLNAGAGLASLHAELAGLAPHVRCFLLDAGTSGGGHGATMDWAALRGLAPGAPWLLAGGLTPDNVASAVAACGGHDPAMLIGVDLNSGVESAPGRKDAPRVAAALAALRTA from the coding sequence ATGAGTGCGTCAAAACCAGCCGCCCTGTTCGATAGTCCCTCCCGCCTGCTGGTGAAGGTCTGCGGCCTGACCCGGCAGCAGGACGCGGACGCCTGCGCAGAGGCCGGGGTGGACCTGTGCGGGTTCATCTTTCACCCGGCCAGCCCGCGCGCGGTAACGCCCGCCGTGGCCGCCGGGCTGCACAGCCACGGCATGGCGCGGGTGGGGGTGTTCGTGAAGCAGTCCGCCGACGAGGTGCTGGCCATCATGGACGCGGCCCGGCTGGACTTTGCCCAGTTGCACGGCGGGCAGGATGCCGCCTTCTGCGACCGGGTGGGGGCGGAGCGGGTCATCCGCGTGGCATGGCCGCAGCGCCATGTGGATGCATCGGGCCTGAACGCAGGGGCGGGCCTCGCTTCGCTGCACGCCGAACTGGCCGGGCTTGCCCCGCACGTGCGCTGCTTTCTGCTGGATGCGGGCACCAGCGGCGGCGGGCACGGCGCCACCATGGACTGGGCCGCGCTGCGCGGGCTGGCCCCCGGTGCCCCATGGCTGCTGGCAGGCGGGCTGACCCCGGACAACGTGGCCAGCGCCGTTGCCGCCTGCGGCGGCCATGACCCTGCCATGCTGATCGGCGTCGATCTCAATTCGGGGGTGGAAAGCGCCCCCGGCCGGAAGGATGCACCCCGCGTGGCCGCCGCCCTTGCGGCGCTGCGCACGGCGTAG